The Actinotalea sp. JY-7876 sequence GCGCCGGTCGCCGGGTCGATCGTCGTCACGGCGCACCTGTCGCAGTGCTCGGAGACGCGCAGCTCGACGTCGCCGACCGTGATCCGCAGCCAGGAGTCCTCGGCGAACGGCTCGAGGTCGCCGGTCACGACCAGGTTGGGGCGGAACCGGGTCATCGCCAACGGCCCGGGGCGCGACCCCGCGGCGGCGCCGCACTGCGCGTACCGGTCGGCCCAGGTCTGCGCGACCCACCGGTCGAGCCGCTCCAGGGAGGACGTGCTGGTCAGCAGCAGGGGGCCCGTGTCGGCGAGGCTGAGCACGTCACCGGGCCGGCCGCCGTGCTCCGCCGTGACCGCCCGGCGGCGCGGGTCGTCGAGCCAGACCAGCCGGACGCGCCGTCCGAGCGCCTCGCTCAGCCACGCGTGGGCGGCGTCGTCGGCGGCGTGGGCCGTGCCGACGCGCGAGAGCGTGACCTCCACGCGCGGGCCGTCCACCGGGACCGGGACCGTCAGCGGGGCCGCGCCGTCGTGCGCCAGGAGCAGGCCG is a genomic window containing:
- a CDS encoding MOSC domain-containing protein, whose amino-acid sequence is MQVTSLAVYPVKSLGGVPVDSARVQPWGLEHDRRWMVVDEAGAKVSAIAVGAMVTITATPRPDGGLLLAHDGAAPLTVPVPVDGPRVEVTLSRVGTAHAADDAAHAWLSEALGRRVRLVWLDDPRRRAVTAEHGGRPGDVLSLADTGPLLLTSTSSLERLDRWVAQTWADRYAQCGAAAGSRPGPLAMTRFRPNLVVTGDLEPFAEDSWLRITVGDVELRVSEHCDRCAVTTIDPATGARGQEPLRTLAAHRRRDGKVWFGVRAVPVSTGTVRLGDRVEIVRSR